One window of Gloeothece citriformis PCC 7424 genomic DNA carries:
- a CDS encoding PEP-CTERM sorting domain-containing protein, with protein MNSTLLKLATTLIGSSLSLALVNMAPAQAAVFYTFTQTFDGGGTLSGEFSGTDVDNNGQIDASEFDSFTSTFTSDVLGFENLSWGLANLAPFSYFVNPNEFSFLLTNPAPFPPGGTGWSSSPLSGTTFVGYAFVQDGQIGAVFSSESLEVVPEPLTMSGVAIALGFGTLYKRAKHKKAKKQS; from the coding sequence ATGAATTCTACTCTGCTCAAATTAGCAACGACTCTTATTGGTAGCTCCCTAAGCTTGGCTCTCGTCAATATGGCTCCGGCTCAAGCTGCGGTGTTCTACACTTTTACTCAAACCTTTGATGGAGGTGGAACTCTATCCGGAGAATTTTCGGGTACTGACGTGGATAACAATGGTCAGATAGACGCGAGTGAATTTGACTCATTTACATCTACCTTTACATCAGATGTACTCGGTTTTGAAAATCTCAGTTGGGGATTAGCTAACTTAGCACCTTTTAGCTATTTTGTCAATCCTAATGAGTTCAGTTTCTTATTGACCAATCCTGCTCCCTTTCCTCCGGGGGGTACAGGTTGGAGTAGTAGCCCTCTGAGTGGCACTACCTTTGTTGGCTATGCCTTTGTGCAGGATGGCCAAATCGGTGCTGTCTTCTCGAGTGAATCCTTAGAGGTTGTCCCTGAACCTCTAACAATGTCCGGAGTAGCCATAGCCCTAGGTTTTGGCACATTGTATAAACGGGCTAAACATAAAAAAGCCAAAAAACAATCATAG
- a CDS encoding TrbI/VirB10 family protein, which translates to MTRYLNPSDIIPEILLPEEDEQPVLNGQERMTLKAFNDSESEGQPVDWESQMSKLVGLEEDISLEDNHPQDNSLSSPLEPESETSNPKPSLSSNPFMKLGLVGGATLVIFILAGGFLLQIMNLGNQKPTQKNPIQPQQPLKTESRLEKLETEVETLKTKLAFAEQEQAIKNAQQTLRIKKSSPMPTVSPAIAPSNSPAPPAPQIQTVYVPRIVTVERVVKVPQPSQPVAKATPQPPVAQSTPTSTPTPQPMSSPTPKPTPTPQQVNPSVGAEVFSPVEDPETVVTSATSQPPLPPVSIANPPQASPQTREPVAVGTSTEGILATAVFGETSTSRNSEQEKNVFVVTLQKPLKNRNGEVVLPENAQLLSEINSLSDRGLLYLTVTKAIWEKGDNLIEKTLPKGALGVRAPEGKPLFAQKYPNESGSITSMDMNLFFLGGLGKVAQLFNRTDSEVVTTNIGGTIVTNNNRDPNYAAGVLEGGINSIVPQITQRNQQRIAEKLQRTNIWFIPAGTSVEVYVNQPLKF; encoded by the coding sequence ATGACTCGTTATCTTAATCCCTCTGATATTATTCCCGAAATTCTTCTCCCTGAAGAAGACGAACAACCGGTTTTGAATGGCCAAGAAAGAATGACTCTTAAGGCTTTTAATGATTCTGAGTCAGAAGGCCAACCTGTAGATTGGGAATCTCAAATGTCTAAATTAGTGGGATTAGAAGAAGATATTAGCTTAGAAGATAATCACCCTCAAGATAACTCCCTCTCTTCTCCTTTAGAACCAGAATCAGAAACCTCCAATCCTAAACCCTCTTTGTCTTCTAACCCCTTCATGAAATTAGGTTTAGTCGGAGGAGCAACATTAGTCATATTTATATTAGCGGGCGGATTTTTATTACAAATAATGAATCTTGGCAATCAAAAACCGACTCAAAAAAATCCCATCCAACCTCAACAGCCACTTAAAACCGAATCTCGTCTAGAAAAGCTAGAAACTGAAGTAGAAACCCTCAAAACAAAATTGGCCTTTGCTGAACAAGAACAAGCCATTAAAAACGCGCAACAAACCCTCAGAATCAAAAAATCAAGCCCGATGCCCACCGTTTCTCCTGCTATTGCTCCCTCTAATTCCCCCGCTCCCCCTGCTCCTCAAATTCAAACCGTCTATGTTCCTCGAATTGTCACCGTTGAACGAGTAGTTAAAGTTCCTCAACCGTCCCAACCTGTTGCTAAAGCGACACCTCAGCCTCCCGTTGCTCAATCAACCCCAACTTCCACACCAACGCCTCAACCGATGAGTTCCCCCACTCCTAAACCAACTCCTACCCCACAACAAGTTAATCCTTCTGTCGGGGCTGAGGTATTTTCCCCCGTCGAAGACCCGGAAACTGTGGTAACCTCGGCCACCTCTCAACCGCCTTTACCCCCCGTTAGCATCGCTAATCCTCCTCAAGCCTCCCCCCAAACTCGTGAACCTGTTGCGGTTGGGACTTCTACGGAGGGAATTTTAGCCACTGCGGTCTTTGGTGAAACTTCCACTTCCAGAAATTCTGAGCAAGAAAAAAATGTGTTTGTCGTGACTCTGCAAAAACCCCTGAAAAACCGGAACGGAGAAGTTGTTTTACCCGAAAATGCCCAATTACTGAGCGAAATTAACTCCCTTTCTGACCGAGGATTGTTATATTTAACGGTGACTAAAGCCATTTGGGAAAAAGGAGACAATCTGATTGAAAAAACCTTACCTAAAGGAGCGTTAGGAGTTCGCGCCCCTGAAGGTAAACCCCTCTTTGCCCAAAAATATCCCAATGAGTCAGGTTCAATTACTTCTATGGATATGAACCTGTTTTTCTTAGGGGGATTAGGAAAAGTTGCTCAGTTATTTAATCGGACAGACTCAGAAGTCGTAACCACTAACATCGGGGGAACAATTGTTACTAATAATAACCGAGATCCCAATTATGCCGCCGGAGTTTTAGAAGGAGGCATAAATTCAATCGTGCCTCAAATAACCCAACGAAATCAGCAAAGAATTGCCGAAAAACTTCAACGGACTAATATTTGGTTTATTCCCGCCGGAACAAGCGTCGAAGTCTATGTTAATCAACCCCTAAAATTTTAG